DNA from Gramella sp. MAR_2010_147:
CGCGGCTCTCCAGGCCGGGAAAAATCCTGCCAATGCACCCGCTACTACAAGAATCACAACTGTATTTATAGCTACAGTAAAATTCACCGTTGGATTATAGATATATTGCGTTTCTATTAAAGGCCCAACAAACTCCAATAGGGCAAGACTGAAAATTAAGCCCAGAAATCCTGCAATGGCAGTTACAAATATTGATTCATGTAAGATCATTGCTATGATAGACATGGGCTGAGCCCCTAATGCCTTTCTAATTCCAATTTCACGGGTTCTCTCTTTAACTATAATGAGCATAATATTGCTTACCCCCACTACTCCGGCTATTATGGTACAAATGCCCACACCCCAGAAGAAGTATCTTATCATATCCATGAGAGTGAAAAATCTTTTGGCATTTTCCAGAGTATTATTGATATGAATAGCACTATTATCATCTGGCGCTACTATATGTCTGCTTTTAAGAAAAGACTCAAGCTCAGCTGAAAATTGGGTAGATACAGCAACTGCCTCGTCAAAACTTTCTTCTGGTTTTAAAGTGATATATAAGCGGTCTATGTTATTCCCACCTCCAAAAGCTTTCTGAGCGGTTGTGATTGGGATTACCGCCCTGCTCTCTTCTCTATCGCCTCCAGGATCTGTGTAAACCCCAACAATTTTAAAGTTAACCCCGGATACCTGCACTATTTTACCAATAGGATCCTCATCTTTAAAAAGATCAAGTTTAACCCTATGGCCAATGACCATGGTCTTTTCAGAATTATTGATATCGTTTAAATCTATAAATCTCCCGGCAGTAAGGGATATATTTTCTAGTTGCTGGTAAGCCGGGAAACTACCACGTACATCGTAGGAACCTGACTCCCTGCCATAATTTAAGACCATTCCCCAGTTTTGAAAAGTAGATGCAGAATTATCTATCTTATCTCCATACAAAAGCAAAATCTGGTTAAAATCATCGTTCTTCATTTGAATGCGCCTGCCGGGATTAAGGCCTTTATACTCCTTTGAAGTAACTCCAGGAAAAACATAAATTAAATTGGATGCATCCTGTTCAAATTCCCGCGCAATCCCATTTCTCATCCCTTCACCAATACCCAGCAGAATCACTAAGATGAAAATTCCTGAAGCTACAGAAAGCCCCGTTAGAAAAGTTCGTAATTTATTTTTACGTATGGTTTCAAAAATCTCGTTCCACCTATCTATATCAAACATTTTCCAGTGCTCTAACTTGTGAAACTACGGTATCTTCTATAATAACACCATCTTTAAGATTAACGATCCTTTTCGTCATCTGGGCAATGTCATGTTCGTGAGTTACGACCAGAATGGTTCT
Protein-coding regions in this window:
- a CDS encoding ABC transporter permease, with protein sequence MFDIDRWNEIFETIRKNKLRTFLTGLSVASGIFILVILLGIGEGMRNGIAREFEQDASNLIYVFPGVTSKEYKGLNPGRRIQMKNDDFNQILLLYGDKIDNSASTFQNWGMVLNYGRESGSYDVRGSFPAYQQLENISLTAGRFIDLNDINNSEKTMVIGHRVKLDLFKDEDPIGKIVQVSGVNFKIVGVYTDPGGDREESRAVIPITTAQKAFGGGNNIDRLYITLKPEESFDEAVAVSTQFSAELESFLKSRHIVAPDDNSAIHINNTLENAKRFFTLMDMIRYFFWGVGICTIIAGVVGVSNIMLIIVKERTREIGIRKALGAQPMSIIAMILHESIFVTAIAGFLGLIFSLALLEFVGPLIETQYIYNPTVNFTVAINTVVILVVAGALAGFFPAWRAARIKPIIALRDE